The Etheostoma spectabile isolate EspeVRDwgs_2016 chromosome 23, UIUC_Espe_1.0, whole genome shotgun sequence genome includes a window with the following:
- the tnnt2e gene encoding troponin T, cardiac muscle isoform X2, producing MFEEEEETQQEEDVEVEVEVEEPPPHIEEPPKAEEPAEEDDSKPKPKAFVPTIAVPKIPDGEKVDFDDIHRKRQEKDLTELTSLIEAHFIQRKKDEEELIALVNRIEKRRAERAEQQRIRSEQEKERQARLVEEKERRELEEARKKQDDDAKKKKALTNITQQYGGVQQRQEGKKGAKKQTEREKKKKILADRRKPLNIDHLTEDKVREKSNELWQWLLTLETEKFDLTERLKRQKYHMNVLQSRINEQQKFAKGRGKAKGRVR from the exons ATGTT tgagGAAG AGGAAGAAACGCAGCAAGAGGAAG ATGTGGAAGTTGAGGTTGAAGTGGAAGAACCTCCACCTCATATAGAAG AACCTCCTAAGGCAGAAG AGCCTGCAGAAGAAG ATGACTCCAAACCCAAACCAAA GGCATTTGTTCCAACTATAGCTGTGCCGAAGATACCCGATGGGGAGAAAGTTGACTTTGAT GACATCCACAGGAAGCGTCAGGAGAAGGATCTGACCGAGCTGACATCTCTGATTGAGGCCCACTTCATTCAGAGGAAGAAGGACGAGGAGGAGCTCATTGCTCTTGTTAACAGGATC GAGAAGCGTCGCGCTGAGAGGGCTGAACAGCAGAGGATCCGTTCTGAGCAGGAGAAGGAGAGGCAGGCTCGTCTTGTT gaagaaaaggagaggagggagcTGGAGGAGGCACGTAAGAAGCAGGATGATGACGCCAAGAAGAAGAAGGCTCTGACAAACATCACTCAGCAGTATGGTGGTGTCCAACAGAGG CAAGAAGGAAAGAAGGGTGCGAAAAagcagacggagagagagaagaaaaagaagatcCTGGCTGACAGAAGGAAGCCTCTCAACATCGACCACCTCACGGAGGACAAAGTGAG GGAGAAGTCCAATGAGTTGTGGCAGTGGCTGTTGACGCTGGAGACTGAGAAGTTTGACCTCACCGAGAGACTGAAGAGACAGAAATATCAT ATGAATGTACTCCAGTCCCGAATCAATGAGCAGCAAAAGTT CGCCAAAGGAAGAGGCAAGGCCAAAGGCAGGGTGAGATAA
- the tnnt2e gene encoding troponin T, fast skeletal muscle isoforms isoform X1, with product MFEEEEETQQEEDVEVEVEVEEPPPHIEEPPKAEEPAEEDDSKPKPKAFVPTIAVPKIPDGEKVDFDDIHRKRQEKDLTELTSLIEAHFIQRKKDEEELIALVNRIEKRRAERAEQQRIRSEQEKERQARLVEEKERRELEEARKKQDDDAKKKKALTNITQQYGGVQQRQEGKKGAKKQTEREKKKKILADRRKPLNIDHLTEDKVREKSNELWQWLLTLETEKFDLTERLKRQKYHRVEQILDYCSRNKAGRLQHKQKRQRKRQGQRQGEINVNISKSSPRKHLKMRSSIYFHDIVRLNNKKILL from the exons ATGTT tgagGAAG AGGAAGAAACGCAGCAAGAGGAAG ATGTGGAAGTTGAGGTTGAAGTGGAAGAACCTCCACCTCATATAGAAG AACCTCCTAAGGCAGAAG AGCCTGCAGAAGAAG ATGACTCCAAACCCAAACCAAA GGCATTTGTTCCAACTATAGCTGTGCCGAAGATACCCGATGGGGAGAAAGTTGACTTTGAT GACATCCACAGGAAGCGTCAGGAGAAGGATCTGACCGAGCTGACATCTCTGATTGAGGCCCACTTCATTCAGAGGAAGAAGGACGAGGAGGAGCTCATTGCTCTTGTTAACAGGATC GAGAAGCGTCGCGCTGAGAGGGCTGAACAGCAGAGGATCCGTTCTGAGCAGGAGAAGGAGAGGCAGGCTCGTCTTGTT gaagaaaaggagaggagggagcTGGAGGAGGCACGTAAGAAGCAGGATGATGACGCCAAGAAGAAGAAGGCTCTGACAAACATCACTCAGCAGTATGGTGGTGTCCAACAGAGG CAAGAAGGAAAGAAGGGTGCGAAAAagcagacggagagagagaagaaaaagaagatcCTGGCTGACAGAAGGAAGCCTCTCAACATCGACCACCTCACGGAGGACAAAGTGAG GGAGAAGTCCAATGAGTTGTGGCAGTGGCTGTTGACGCTGGAGACTGAGAAGTTTGACCTCACCGAGAGACTGAAGAGACAGAAATATCAT CGTGTTGAACAGATCCTCGACTATTGCAGCAGGAACAAAGCTGGGCGACTACAGCACAAACAGAAG CGCCAAAGGAAGAGGCAAGGCCAAAGGCAGGGTGAGATAAATGTAAACATCAGCAAGAGTTCTCCAAGGAAGCATCTGAAAATGAGGAGCAGTATTTACTTCCATGACATTGTGCgcttaaacaataaaaaaatcttgCTTTGA